One Alligator mississippiensis isolate rAllMis1 chromosome 16, rAllMis1, whole genome shotgun sequence genomic region harbors:
- the LOC132246610 gene encoding uncharacterized protein LOC132246610: protein MEVIDLKLPSRGMLIGNLAFKNVVPKPSFWSIISTLLAKTGFLAELNCTKKSASLAVPAASAQKGGLESSPLVAVLGNLSFVARLQGLAPAELLVGGDERELRKSTESFSSISGFSTSDPSAARCLVDQAQGNLGPEFGQADVDLDITVSLLLERLQQEEETRVTIYSSLQEVLQGDIKSLDRDLVRRIIHLASKDMRETQQENDEVQLAAGKTLVALAGTFYNWVMYELQCHVGIMELPPIDFLITLGDLASAYGTALPPLLPGSHQGLWREGINTTLSNGAITTELDLGPKESGSWI from the exons ATGGAAGTCATCGATCTGAAACTACCCAGCAGAG GTATGCTTATAGGCAACCTTGCTTTCAAAAACGTTGTCCCTAAACCATCATTTTGG AGCATCATCTCCACCCTATTGGCAAAGACGGGATTTTTGGCAGAACTAAATTGCACTAAGAAAAGTGCCTCTTTAGCAGTACCAGCTGCCTCAGCCCAGAAGGGTGGCCTGGAGAGCTCTCCCCTTGTTGCTGTGCTAGGAAACCTTTCCTTTGTAGCCAGGCTACAGGGTttggctccagcagagctgctagTGGGTGGTGATGAACGAGAACTACGGAAATCAACAGAATCCTTTTCCTCCATTTCAGGTTTTTCCACCAGTGATCCCTCTGCAGCGAGATGCCTGGTGGATCAAGCTCAGGGCAATCTTGGCCCAGAGTTTGGCCAGGCAGACGTGGACCTTGACATTACTGTGAGCCTTCTGCTGGAGAGACTCCAACAGGAGGAG GAGACAAGAGTCACCATTTACTCCAGCCTGCAGGAAGTCTTGCAGGGGGACATAAAGAGCCTAGACAGGGACCTTGTCAGGAGGATCATCCACTTGGCCTCCAAAGACATGAGGGAGACCCAG CAAGAAAATGATGAAGTGCAGTTGGCTGCAGGAAAAACCCTCGTGGCACTTGCCGGCACCTTTTACAATTGGGTGATGTATGAGCTGCAGTGTCACGTGGGCATCATGGAGCTCCCTCCAATTGACTTCTTGATTACGCTGGGCGACTTGGCCTCAGCCTATGGTACAGCATTGCCTCCCTTGCTTCCGGGCTCTCATCAGggattgtggagggaggggataaATACCACTCTGTCCAATGGGGCCATCACAACTGAGCTGGATTTGGGGCCCAaagaatctggctcctggatctAA
- the LOC132243276 gene encoding maestro heat-like repeat-containing protein family member 2B has protein sequence MKEEPMDSLASPVRLRAMLAIKHLSKVKPSLNRDENRNILDDCLKCLLPLPAVQQLREEGETSQDAVQVQALHELSMQALGELMRGLLEEDPAENWFMEMVHLLEPWIFSDKEWERERALQASSQLLVAYQETVYCRLQEPLEQFGSLLGLLAPYTCSCLAASRLWAADCIFCLLQLQGQSRTMDAAEGELRGLREELKAASPEAVLTSSCQMAKVTGKFLPSTQALDLVGTIMDGMLSASPTCATAAGHWFCAVLRENGDALLNEVPDILSTIFIRMPTMQERSMRGFLLEGVGILAMFHLEAVITSLLAKPLPMDSDTSELWRALGRDDVSTLHILRLLLEKIHYPAGTEGSPSEGTAALGPLAATCASLEMLTTMHSSSVLRELLPELLCALLEQVGHTVGQDMPMPTASIRRRQLQKGQVCTVGNPCRLSMETLACTISKGLGERVAADLSKAGTWPLLESPQTHHEGVCQLARTLLPLGVITPQFIGQVLKWASSPTENLRVTGTAFISQLMCDPVLEDEKLLKAVLSLLQQQARDTNNLVQQMAARGLGNIVYGAPEQLKTHQKAVVETLFQASFVPARPEIREEGMRALTRVFKHLGTDAGPLVEDAAMHIRPFFNHDNDGLHAVAFSLFGALAGCMKRRQAFYKNQVRQSLGTLLLHLEDPNPQVAKECRTTLGLCCPYLGLRRVQAALAFHTQGSEQGKQEQLLRDVCRHLAREKPALLEGLCQAAQGHYSSPWPEIQMAAIQFTGILLEYAAPRSAGQIKVARLLSSLQTLGQDTSQEVQDVATQVAEAISKSPWGSILQEEENHGHTLPYITSLLCFGCLRPRSI, from the exons ATGAAAGAGGAACCAATGGATTCCTTGGCCTCTCCTGTTCGCCTCAGGGCCATGCTTGCCATTAAGCACCTGAG CAAGGTGAAACCCTCACTAAATCGGGATGAGAACAGAAACATCCTGGATGACTGCTTAAAAtgcctgctgcctcttccagctgttcagcagctgagggaagagggtgaGACCTCTCAGGACGCTGTCCAAGTACAG gcaCTGCACGAGTTGTCCATGCAGGCCTTGGGCGAGCTCATGAGGGGCCTCCTTGAAGAAGACCCCGCTGAGAATTGGTTCATGGAAATGGTCCAT CTGCTTGAGCCGTGGATCTTCTCTGacaaggagtgggagagagagagggccttgcaggccagctcccagctccttgttGCCTATCAGGAGACAGTCTATTGCAGA CTACAAGAGCCTTTGGAGCAGTTtgggtccctgctggggctgctggcaccATACACTTGCAGCTGTCTTGCTGCATCCCGCCTGTGGGCCGCCGACTGCAttttctgccttctgcagctACAAG GCCAGTCCAGGACAATGGATGCAGCAGAGGGGGAGCTGAGAGGTCTCCGGGAGGAGCTCAAAgctgccagccctgaggctgtgttGACATCATCCTGCCAAATGGCGAAG GTCACTGGCAAATTCTTGCCCTCCACCCAGGCCCTTGATTTGGTGGGGACAATAATGGATGGCATgctttctgccagccccacgtgtgccacagcagcaggccacTGGTTCTGTGCAGTCCTGAGGGAGAATGGAGATGCCCTTCTGAATGAG GTGCCAGACATCCTGTCCACTATCTTTATACGGATGCCAACAATGCAGGAGAGGTCCATGCGAGGCTTCCTGTTAGAAGGCGTTGGCATTCTTGCCATGTTTCACCTAGAGGCAGTGATCACCAGCCTCCTTGCCAAGCCTCTGCCAATGGACAG TGACACCTCTGAGCTCTGGAGGGCCTTGGGGAGGGATGACGTCTCCACCCTCCATATACTCCGTTTGCTTCTGGAGAAGATCCACTATCCAGCTGGCACAGAGGGTAGCCCATCTgagggcactgcagccctgggacctCTCGCA GCAACATGTGCATCTCTGGAGATGCTGACTACCATGCACTCCAGCTCAGTCCTGAGGGAGCTACTCCCTGAGCTCCTGTGTGCTCTTCTAGAGCAAGTTGGCCACACCGTGGGGCAGGACATGCCGATGCCCACAGCAAGCATCCGGCGGAGGCAGCTGCAAAAGGGGCAGGTGTGCACAGTGGGCAACCCTTGCAG GCTTTCTATGGAGACCCTGGCCTGCACTATATCAAAGGGCCTGGGGGAGAGAGTGGCTGCAGACCTTTCCAAAGCAGGAACCTGGCCACTACTTGAGAGCCCTCAGACACACCACGAGGGGgtgtgccagctggccag GACTCTTCTCCCACTGGGAGTAATAACGCCCCAATTTATAGGGCAGGTCTTGAAGTGGGCCAGTTCCCCAACGGAAAATCTCCGTGTGACTGGTACGGCCTTCATCAGCCAG CTTATGTGTGACCCAGTCCTTGAAGATGAAAAGCTCCTGAAGGCAGTCCTTTCTTTACTTCAGCAGCAAGCCAGGGACACAAATAACCTTGTCCAACAAATGGCAGCGAGAGGACTAGGCAACATCGTGTACGGTGCCCCTGAGCAG CTAAAAACCCACCAGAAGGCCGTCGTGGAGACCCTGTTCCAGGCATCATTTGTTCCTGCCAGGCCTGAGATCAGGGAGGAGGGCATGCGGGCACTCACCCGCGTCTTTAAACATCTGGGGACGGATGCGGGGCCCCTGGTTGAGGATGCAGCTATGCACATCAGGCCCTTTTTTAACCAT GACAACGACGGTCTTCACGCCGTGGCTTTCTCCCTCTTCGgcgccctggcaggctgcatgaaAAGAAGGCAAGCCTTTTATAAAAACCAGGTGAGGCAGAGCCTGGGAACACTCCTGCTTCACCTGGAGGACCCCAACCCGCAGGTGGCCAAG GAGTGCAGAACAACGCTGGGCCTGTGCTGCCCTTACCTGGGCTTAAGGAGGGTCCAGGCAGCCCTGGCCTTCCATACccaggggtcagagcaggggaagcaggaacagctgcTGAGGGATGTCTGCAGGCATTTG GCCAGAGAAAAACCTGCTCTTTTGGagggtctctgccaggcagcccagggacACTACTCAAGCCCGTGGCCAGAAATTCAGATGGCAGCCATCCAATTTACAG GTATCCTTCTGGAGTATGCTGCCCCCAGGAGTGCCGGACAGATAAAGGTTGCACGCCTGCTGAGCT ctctgcaaaCTCTGGGACAGGACACCTCCCAGGAGGTCCAAGATGTGGCCACTCAGGTTGCAGAGGCTATTTCTAAAAGCCCTTGGGGCAGCATATTGCAAGAAGAGGAAAACCATGGGCATACCCTTCCCTATATCACTTCATTGCTCTGTTTTGGGTGCCTAAGGCCCCGCTCCATTTAA